One part of the Methylobacterium terrae genome encodes these proteins:
- a CDS encoding porin: MKLVKSLLLGSAAGLTVVAGAQAADLPIKKAAPVEFVRVCSTHGAGFFYIPGTDTCLRVSGRARFQATYLQNYYRGGVAGGGDLTGYQGLGRLNLDARTATGYGTLRAFVRFDLAYGTGPFLASGTQRLAGTGFPGQGVDTFGRSITTVNVDKAFIQFAGFTAGRAASFFDFYAHDLEFIASSLGSDISSTNLLAYTATFGQGFSATLSMEDPLLRKTPVFGSGTAGSNFVNYQVFGAGSGNFTPVLGTNALGQPIIADYDVVQRQRLPDFVGALRYDAAWGSAQISAAVHEINTANAAAVRSFAGNSITGAVAPRPGSDYGWAVQGGVKLNLPFIAAGDLLYLQGSYGEGALRYTGYNAWLGGYTASATLAAGTTLGTSLVDAVVDPVTGKLDLSKSWTVSAAYLHYWAPEWRSSVFGSYGEVSYGKASRANLGLVNQLSGFATSSLPSPFAAGYGFSSVLRDTNQVIAGASLIWSPVRDLDIGIEGNYARLALQNGRVIDQNKAPGFGGAQVVNVVNGVPVVAGGGVLPTTNATDTFQIRMRVQRDF, encoded by the coding sequence ATGAAGCTCGTGAAGAGCCTTCTGCTTGGGTCGGCCGCTGGCCTGACCGTCGTTGCTGGTGCGCAGGCTGCCGATCTGCCGATCAAGAAGGCTGCGCCCGTCGAGTTCGTCCGCGTCTGCTCGACGCATGGTGCCGGCTTCTTCTACATCCCGGGCACCGACACCTGCCTGCGCGTCTCCGGTCGCGCCCGGTTCCAGGCCACCTACCTGCAGAACTACTACCGCGGCGGCGTCGCCGGCGGCGGCGACCTGACCGGCTACCAGGGCCTCGGCCGTCTGAACCTCGATGCCCGCACGGCGACCGGCTACGGCACCCTGCGCGCCTTCGTGCGCTTCGACCTCGCCTACGGCACCGGTCCGTTCCTCGCGTCCGGCACCCAGCGCCTCGCCGGCACCGGCTTCCCGGGCCAGGGCGTCGACACGTTCGGTCGCTCGATCACCACGGTGAACGTCGACAAGGCCTTCATCCAGTTCGCCGGCTTCACCGCCGGTCGCGCGGCCTCGTTCTTCGACTTCTACGCCCACGACCTCGAGTTCATCGCGTCGTCGCTCGGCTCCGACATCTCCTCGACCAACCTGCTCGCCTACACGGCGACCTTCGGTCAGGGCTTCTCGGCCACGCTGTCGATGGAAGACCCGCTGCTCCGCAAGACCCCGGTCTTCGGCAGCGGCACCGCCGGCTCGAACTTCGTCAACTACCAGGTCTTCGGCGCCGGCTCGGGCAACTTCACCCCGGTCCTGGGCACCAATGCCCTCGGCCAGCCGATCATCGCCGACTACGACGTCGTCCAGCGTCAGCGCCTGCCCGACTTCGTCGGCGCGCTCCGCTACGACGCCGCCTGGGGTTCGGCCCAGATCTCGGCCGCCGTGCACGAGATCAACACCGCCAACGCGGCCGCGGTGCGGTCCTTCGCCGGTAACTCGATCACCGGCGCCGTCGCCCCGCGTCCGGGCAGCGACTACGGCTGGGCCGTGCAGGGTGGCGTGAAGCTCAACCTGCCGTTCATCGCCGCCGGGGACCTGCTGTACCTGCAGGGCTCGTACGGCGAGGGCGCCCTGCGCTACACCGGCTACAACGCCTGGCTCGGCGGCTACACCGCTTCGGCCACGCTCGCCGCCGGCACCACGCTGGGCACCTCGCTCGTCGATGCGGTCGTCGATCCGGTCACCGGCAAGCTCGACCTGTCGAAGTCCTGGACCGTCTCGGCGGCCTACCTGCACTACTGGGCTCCCGAGTGGCGCTCGTCGGTGTTCGGCAGCTACGGCGAAGTGTCCTACGGCAAGGCCAGCCGCGCCAATCTGGGCCTCGTGAACCAGCTCAGCGGCTTCGCCACCTCGTCGCTGCCGAGCCCGTTCGCGGCCGGCTACGGCTTCTCGAGCGTGCTGCGCGACACCAACCAGGTCATCGCGGGCGCCAGCCTGATCTGGTCGCCGGTGCGTGACCTCGACATCGGCATCGAGGGCAACTACGCCCGCCTCGCCCTGCAGAACGGTCGCGTCATCGACCAGAACAAGGCTCCGGGCTTCGGCGGCGCCCAGGTCGTCAACGTCGTGAACGGTGTGCCGGTCGTCGCCGGCGGCGGCGTCCTGCCGACCACCAACGCGACGGACACGTTCCAGATCCGCATGCGCGTCCAGCGCGACTTCTAA
- a CDS encoding glutathione S-transferase N-terminal domain-containing protein: protein MSAVTTPPIDLYYWMTPNGWKASIMLEECGLPYRMIPINIGKGAQGAPEFLAVAPHGKIPVIVDPDGPGGEPITVYESNAILQYLGRKTGLFYPAEERARIAVDIWLFWQAANFGPTLGQTHHFRIYASEKIPYAVERFTAATAKLYATLDAQLGRHPHVAGEAYSIADIAILPWAKMWERQGQDIAAFPNVGAWIDRMKARPGVLRGFRLKPDPDEPPGTGSRA from the coding sequence ATGTCGGCCGTGACGACGCCGCCGATCGACCTCTACTACTGGATGACGCCCAACGGCTGGAAAGCCTCGATCATGCTCGAGGAATGCGGCCTGCCGTACCGGATGATCCCGATCAACATCGGCAAGGGCGCGCAAGGCGCCCCCGAGTTCCTGGCCGTGGCGCCGCACGGCAAGATCCCGGTCATCGTCGATCCGGACGGGCCCGGGGGTGAGCCGATCACGGTCTACGAATCGAACGCGATCCTGCAGTATCTCGGCCGCAAGACCGGGCTGTTCTACCCCGCCGAGGAGCGGGCCCGCATCGCGGTCGACATCTGGCTGTTCTGGCAAGCGGCGAATTTCGGGCCGACCCTCGGCCAGACCCACCATTTCCGCATCTACGCCTCGGAGAAGATCCCCTACGCGGTCGAGCGCTTCACCGCCGCGACGGCGAAGCTCTACGCGACGCTCGACGCCCAGCTCGGCCGCCATCCCCACGTCGCGGGCGAGGCGTACAGCATCGCCGACATCGCGATCCTGCCCTGGGCCAAGATGTGGGAGCGCCAGGGCCAGGACATCGCGGCCTTCCCGAATGTCGGGGCCTGGATCGACAGGATGAAGGCCCGGCCGGGGGTGCTGCGCGGCTTCCGGCTCAAGCCGGACCCGGACGAGCCGCCGGGCACGGGCTCCCGCGCCTGA
- a CDS encoding DUF2147 domain-containing protein, whose protein sequence is MRSILIPTLAASLLSAGAAAAAPAGDPSGTWLTEDGRAKIKIEKCGPGAAHACGKVVWLKTPLNDQGQPRTDIKNPDPKKRSRPVIGLTLMDGLKPEDGAFKGQIYNAEEGKIYDVSVSRESASELAISGCMLKILCGSQTWTKAPDEFAQVAPAAPAKAKPAAKPAE, encoded by the coding sequence ATGCGCTCGATCCTGATCCCGACCCTCGCCGCCTCCCTGCTCTCGGCTGGCGCCGCCGCCGCGGCTCCCGCGGGCGACCCTTCGGGCACCTGGCTCACCGAGGACGGCCGGGCCAAGATCAAGATCGAGAAGTGCGGCCCGGGCGCGGCCCATGCCTGCGGCAAGGTGGTGTGGCTCAAGACCCCGCTGAACGACCAGGGCCAGCCGCGCACCGACATCAAGAATCCCGACCCGAAGAAGCGCAGCCGCCCGGTGATCGGCCTCACGCTGATGGACGGCCTGAAGCCCGAGGACGGCGCCTTCAAGGGCCAGATCTACAACGCCGAAGAGGGCAAGATCTACGACGTCTCGGTCAGCCGCGAGAGCGCGAGCGAGCTCGCGATCTCGGGCTGCATGCTGAAGATCCTGTGCGGCTCGCAGACCTGGACCAAGGCTCCCGACGAGTTCGCGCAGGTCGCCCCGGCGGCGCCCGCGAAGGCCAAGCCGGCGGCCAAGCCCGCGGAGTGA
- the ndk gene encoding nucleoside-diphosphate kinase has protein sequence MATERTFSILKPDATARNLTGAVNAVIEEAGLRIVAQRRIRMSDAQAKKFYEVHAERPFYGELVEFMTSGPVVVQVLEGENAVAKYREVMGATNPAQAAEGTIRQKFAKSVGENTVHGSDSLENAGIEIKQFFDDKDIVG, from the coding sequence ATGGCCACCGAGCGCACCTTCTCCATCCTGAAGCCCGACGCCACCGCCCGGAACCTCACCGGCGCGGTCAACGCCGTGATCGAGGAGGCGGGCCTGCGCATCGTCGCCCAGCGCCGCATCCGCATGTCCGACGCCCAGGCCAAGAAGTTCTACGAGGTCCACGCCGAGCGCCCGTTCTACGGCGAGCTCGTCGAGTTCATGACCTCGGGCCCGGTCGTGGTCCAGGTGCTCGAGGGCGAGAACGCCGTCGCCAAGTACCGTGAGGTGATGGGCGCCACCAACCCGGCCCAGGCCGCCGAGGGCACCATCCGCCAGAAGTTCGCGAAGTCGGTCGGCGAGAACACCGTCCACGGCTCCGACAGCCTCGAGAACGCCGGCATCGAGATCAAGCAGTTCTTCGACGACAAGGACATCGTCGGCTGA
- a CDS encoding molybdopterin-containing oxidoreductase family protein, whose translation MTAQPRIERTTSTCPHDCPSVCALEVEVIDGATIGRVRGNPRHSYTAGVVCAKVARYAERIHHPDRLTRPLIRTGPKGSGQFAAIGWDEALDRVAQAFREAEAAHGPEAVWPYYYAGTMGLVMRDGINRLRHAKGYSGQYSTICTTLAWSGYIAGTGRLAGVDPREIAESDCVVIWGTNPVHTQVNLMTHVQAARKNRGAKVVVVDIYDNPTMKQADLALLLRPGTDGALACAVMHVLFRDRLADRDYMARYTDCPAELEAHLAPRDPAWAAAITGLTIEEIERFAHLVGRTKNTFFRLGYGFARSRNGAANMHAALCIPAVTGAWQHRGGGAFHSNSGVFGLDKRLIEGLDAARPETRMLDQSQIGRVLTGDAEALRHGPPVAAMLIQNTNPVSVAPEQELVKRGFARDDLFVCVHEQFMTETARMADLVLPATMFLEHDDLYTGGGQQHIQLGLKRIAPPPLCRSNHEVVVGLAERLGAEHPGFAMSPRELIDATLKASRRGSLAEMEGEGFLDVQPAYERAHFLDGFAYPDRRFRFRPDWANVPVAKDGPRGPAMPPLPDHWDAPLMAATVEYPFRLATSPARNFLNSSFTETPTSLAKERHPTVMIHPEDAGPLGIGEGAWVRLTNDRGAVTLRATLFPGLRRGVLIAESIWPNDAYPDGRGINTLTGADAPAPFGGAAFHDNHVAIEPLPVAALPQ comes from the coding sequence GTGACGGCGCAGCCACGGATCGAGCGGACGACCTCCACCTGCCCGCACGACTGCCCGTCGGTCTGCGCCCTCGAGGTCGAGGTGATCGACGGCGCGACGATCGGCCGGGTGCGCGGCAACCCGCGCCACAGCTACACGGCGGGCGTCGTCTGCGCCAAGGTCGCCCGCTACGCCGAGCGCATCCACCATCCCGACCGTCTGACCCGGCCCCTGATTCGCACGGGCCCGAAGGGGTCCGGGCAATTCGCAGCCATCGGCTGGGACGAGGCGCTCGACCGCGTGGCGCAGGCGTTCCGCGAGGCGGAGGCCGCGCACGGGCCGGAAGCGGTCTGGCCCTACTACTACGCCGGCACGATGGGGCTGGTGATGCGCGACGGCATCAACCGCCTGCGCCACGCCAAGGGCTATTCCGGCCAGTACTCGACCATCTGCACCACGCTCGCCTGGTCGGGCTACATCGCCGGCACCGGCCGCCTCGCCGGGGTCGATCCGCGCGAGATCGCCGAGAGCGACTGCGTGGTGATCTGGGGCACCAACCCGGTGCACACCCAGGTCAACCTGATGACCCACGTCCAGGCCGCCCGCAAGAACCGAGGCGCCAAAGTGGTCGTCGTCGACATCTACGACAATCCGACGATGAAACAGGCCGACCTCGCCCTGCTGCTGCGGCCGGGGACCGACGGGGCGCTCGCCTGCGCGGTGATGCACGTGCTGTTCCGCGATCGCCTGGCCGACCGCGACTACATGGCCCGCTACACCGACTGCCCGGCGGAGCTGGAGGCGCATCTCGCGCCCCGCGACCCGGCCTGGGCCGCCGCCATCACGGGCCTCACGATCGAGGAGATCGAGCGCTTCGCCCACCTGGTCGGACGCACCAAGAACACGTTCTTCCGCCTCGGTTACGGCTTCGCCCGCAGCCGCAACGGCGCCGCCAACATGCACGCGGCGCTCTGCATCCCGGCGGTGACGGGCGCCTGGCAGCATCGCGGCGGCGGCGCCTTCCACTCGAACAGCGGCGTGTTCGGCCTCGACAAGCGGCTGATCGAGGGGCTCGACGCGGCCCGCCCTGAGACCCGCATGCTCGACCAGTCGCAGATCGGCCGGGTGCTCACCGGCGACGCGGAGGCCCTGCGCCACGGACCGCCGGTCGCCGCGATGCTGATCCAGAACACCAACCCGGTCTCGGTCGCCCCCGAGCAGGAACTGGTGAAGCGGGGATTTGCCCGCGACGACCTGTTCGTCTGCGTCCACGAGCAGTTCATGACCGAGACCGCCCGCATGGCCGATCTCGTCCTGCCCGCCACGATGTTCCTGGAGCACGACGACCTCTATACCGGCGGCGGCCAGCAGCACATCCAGCTCGGCCTGAAGCGCATCGCGCCGCCCCCCCTCTGCCGCTCGAACCACGAGGTGGTCGTGGGCCTCGCCGAACGCCTCGGCGCCGAGCATCCGGGCTTCGCCATGAGCCCGCGCGAGCTGATCGACGCGACGCTCAAGGCCTCGCGCCGGGGCAGCCTGGCGGAGATGGAGGGAGAGGGCTTCCTCGACGTGCAGCCGGCTTACGAGCGCGCCCACTTCCTCGACGGCTTCGCCTATCCCGACCGGCGCTTCCGCTTCCGGCCCGACTGGGCGAACGTCCCGGTGGCCAAGGACGGCCCGCGCGGGCCGGCGATGCCGCCGCTTCCCGACCATTGGGACGCGCCCCTGATGGCGGCGACGGTGGAGTACCCGTTCCGCCTCGCCACCAGCCCGGCGCGCAACTTCCTCAATTCGAGCTTCACCGAGACCCCGACCTCGCTCGCCAAGGAGCGCCACCCGACGGTGATGATCCACCCGGAGGATGCCGGGCCGCTCGGGATCGGCGAGGGGGCGTGGGTGCGCCTGACGAACGACCGCGGCGCCGTCACCTTGCGGGCGACGCTGTTCCCGGGCCTGCGCCGCGGCGTGCTGATCGCCGAGTCGATCTGGCCCAACGACGCCTATCCGGACGGGCGCGGCATCAACACCCTCACCGGGGCCGACGCGCCGGCCCCGTTTGGGGGTGCGGCCTTTCACGACAACCACGTGGCGATCGAACCTTTGCCGGTCGCGGCGCTGCCGCAGTAG
- a CDS encoding Lrp/AsnC family transcriptional regulator, which translates to MDALDQSLVTLLRHDCRRPVSELAALLKVSRATVRARLDRLERDGEIIGYTVVLRADSQPAAVRAITLIAVEGRRTGDVIDALKGFAEITSVHTTVGAWDIVVEVSAGSLPELDELLRRVRLVPGVTTSETHLLLATPRSARARL; encoded by the coding sequence ATGGACGCGCTCGATCAGAGCCTCGTCACCCTGCTTCGCCACGATTGCCGGCGCCCGGTCTCGGAACTGGCGGCCCTGCTGAAGGTGTCGCGCGCCACCGTGCGGGCGCGGCTCGACCGGCTGGAGCGCGACGGCGAGATCATCGGCTACACGGTGGTGCTGCGAGCCGACAGCCAGCCGGCGGCGGTGCGGGCGATCACGCTGATCGCCGTGGAAGGGCGCCGGACCGGCGACGTCATCGACGCGCTGAAGGGTTTCGCCGAGATCACCTCGGTCCACACGACGGTCGGCGCCTGGGACATCGTCGTGGAGGTGTCCGCCGGCAGCCTGCCGGAGCTGGACGAACTGCTGCGGCGGGTGCGCCTGGTGCCGGGCGTGACCACCTCCGAGACGCATCTCTTGCTGGCGACGCCGCGCAGTGCGCGGGCGCGGTTGTAG
- the rocF gene encoding arginase, with translation MGPSAYRAAGLGEAIRDLGIAVTDAGTVAPVPFAAPPHPNRAIHHLAETAGWTLALTEAAFRYSAAARPIFLGGDHSLSAGTVAGMALRAREEGRPLFLLWLDAHADLHTLDTTTSGNLHGVPLAYLTGRPGFEGYFPPLQAALDPARICMVGLRSVDPAERAVLGGGGTRVHDMRDIDETGIVAPLRDFLREVAAAEGLLHVSLDVDFLDPGIAPGVGTTVPGGATFREAHLIMELLHDSGLVRSLDLVELNPFLDERGRTALLMADLAASLLGRRILDRPTRSF, from the coding sequence ATGGGACCGAGCGCCTACCGGGCGGCGGGCCTGGGCGAGGCGATCCGCGACCTCGGGATCGCGGTGACGGATGCCGGCACCGTCGCGCCCGTCCCCTTCGCGGCGCCGCCGCACCCGAACCGGGCGATCCACCACCTCGCCGAGACCGCGGGCTGGACGCTGGCGCTCACCGAGGCCGCCTTCCGGTACAGCGCGGCGGCACGCCCGATCTTCCTCGGCGGCGACCACAGCCTCTCGGCGGGCACCGTGGCGGGCATGGCCTTGCGGGCGCGCGAGGAGGGGCGACCGCTGTTCCTGCTCTGGCTCGACGCGCATGCCGACCTCCACACCCTCGACACGACGACGAGCGGCAACCTGCACGGGGTGCCGCTCGCCTACCTCACCGGGCGGCCGGGGTTCGAGGGCTACTTCCCGCCGCTCCAGGCGGCGCTCGATCCGGCGCGGATCTGCATGGTCGGCCTGCGCAGCGTCGATCCGGCGGAGCGCGCTGTGCTCGGCGGCGGCGGCACGCGGGTGCACGACATGCGCGACATCGACGAGACCGGCATCGTCGCGCCCTTGCGCGACTTCCTGCGCGAGGTCGCGGCGGCCGAGGGCCTGCTCCACGTCAGCCTCGACGTCGACTTCCTCGATCCCGGCATCGCGCCGGGCGTCGGCACCACCGTGCCGGGCGGGGCGACCTTCCGGGAGGCCCACCTGATCATGGAACTGCTGCACGATTCCGGGCTGGTGCGCAGCCTCGACCTCGTCGAGCTCAACCCCTTCCTCGACGAGCGCGGCCGCACCGCTCTCCTGATGGCCGACCTCGCCGCCAGCCTGCTCGGCCGCCGCATCCTCGACCGACCGACCCGGAGCTTCTAG
- a CDS encoding ornithine cyclodeaminase: MPALNIVPFVSVDNMMRLVHAVGIEAMLVRLAGAVAEDFSRWDAFHKTPRIAAHSPEGVIELMPTSDGHTYGFKYVNGHPKNAAGGRQTVTAFGVLADVGNGYPVLITEMTLLTALRTAATSALAAKSLARPGSRTMALIGNGAQAEFQALAFRALLGIDALRLHDIDPAATRKCLRNLAGLGFDLTVCASTEEAVRGADIVTTVTADKRNAVILGGNLVGEGVHVNAVGGDCPGKTELAPEVLARAALFVEYEPQTRIEGEIQQLAPDHPVTELWRVLTGEAPGRRDARQVTVFDSVGFAIEDFSALRTVRDLLAEHPYYENLDLLADPDDPRDLFGMLQRARPPRLVA; this comes from the coding sequence ATGCCGGCCCTCAACATCGTCCCGTTCGTCAGCGTCGACAACATGATGCGCCTCGTCCACGCGGTCGGGATCGAGGCGATGCTGGTCCGCCTCGCGGGCGCCGTCGCGGAGGACTTTTCGCGGTGGGACGCCTTCCACAAGACGCCGCGCATCGCCGCCCACAGCCCTGAGGGCGTCATCGAGCTGATGCCGACGAGCGACGGGCACACGTATGGCTTCAAATACGTCAACGGCCACCCGAAGAACGCGGCCGGCGGGCGCCAGACCGTCACCGCCTTCGGGGTGCTGGCCGATGTCGGCAACGGCTATCCCGTCCTGATCACCGAGATGACCCTGCTCACGGCGCTGCGCACCGCCGCCACGTCGGCGCTCGCCGCGAAATCCCTCGCGCGGCCGGGCTCTCGCACCATGGCGCTGATCGGCAACGGCGCCCAGGCCGAGTTCCAGGCCCTGGCCTTCCGGGCGCTCCTCGGGATCGACGCCTTGCGCCTGCACGACATCGACCCGGCGGCGACGCGAAAGTGCCTGCGCAACCTCGCCGGCCTCGGCTTCGACCTGACCGTCTGCGCCAGCACCGAGGAGGCGGTACGCGGCGCCGACATCGTCACCACCGTGACGGCGGACAAGCGCAACGCCGTCATCCTCGGCGGCAACCTCGTCGGGGAGGGGGTGCACGTCAACGCGGTCGGGGGCGACTGCCCGGGCAAGACCGAGCTGGCGCCAGAGGTGCTCGCCCGCGCCGCCCTCTTCGTCGAGTACGAGCCGCAGACCCGGATCGAGGGCGAGATCCAGCAACTGGCGCCGGACCATCCGGTGACCGAGCTGTGGCGGGTCCTGACCGGCGAGGCGCCCGGGCGCCGGGATGCCCGGCAGGTCACGGTGTTCGACTCGGTCGGCTTCGCGATCGAGGATTTCTCCGCCCTGCGCACCGTGCGGGATCTCCTCGCCGAGCACCCGTACTACGAGAACCTAGACCTCCTCGCCGATCCGGACGATCCGCGCGACCTGTTCGGCATGCTGCAGCGGGCCCGACCGCCGCGCCTGGTCGCGTGA
- a CDS encoding HlyD family secretion protein has product MSEPPAPPPAEASFQRRRISGTVHLQHDRGSVWMAWFFGAIIVVIVGSLFLGRLARSEAVRGYVSAASGLTRLDAQAAGIVREIAVKQGDTIARGQRLMQVQLREQTTGGVSTVGATLRSLQERRTSLNAEQARLAAYLDSTRGDRDETERNIAAVVRALDEQERTLKEGLRQQEEMVARVEAYLRQGYATRESLNGQRRAALDYARQIAELRARRAELKQGTSERLRAQRTGDTEKAAQLTATRNELSAIEAQITAIGAQSRIDVVAPTDGQVAGLYVQPGDSVTADQVVAILGDTRADPLIVLEVPARAIGLAKVGQEVVLKYDAFPFKTFGIAKGAIAVISGTPLRNPMLASAEEGGGEAAAAASRQSVYRVEVRPESRTMRAYGIDEPIRIGSTLSADIVVERRRLIDWMLDPIRAMRGRG; this is encoded by the coding sequence ATGAGCGAACCCCCGGCGCCTCCCCCCGCGGAGGCCAGTTTCCAGCGCCGGCGGATCAGCGGCACCGTTCATCTCCAGCACGACCGCGGCAGCGTCTGGATGGCGTGGTTCTTCGGCGCCATCATCGTGGTCATCGTGGGGAGCCTCTTCCTCGGCCGGCTCGCGCGCTCGGAAGCGGTGCGCGGCTACGTCTCGGCGGCGTCGGGCCTCACCCGCCTCGACGCCCAGGCCGCCGGCATCGTCCGGGAGATCGCGGTCAAGCAGGGCGACACGATCGCCCGCGGCCAGCGCCTGATGCAGGTGCAGCTGCGCGAGCAGACGACGGGGGGCGTCTCGACCGTCGGCGCGACCCTGCGCAGCCTCCAGGAGCGCCGCACCAGCCTCAATGCCGAGCAGGCGCGCCTCGCCGCCTATCTCGATTCGACCCGCGGCGACCGCGACGAGACCGAGCGCAACATCGCCGCGGTGGTCCGCGCCCTCGACGAGCAGGAGCGCACCCTCAAGGAGGGCCTGAGACAGCAGGAGGAGATGGTCGCCCGGGTCGAGGCCTACCTGCGCCAGGGCTACGCCACCCGCGAGAGCCTCAACGGCCAGCGCCGGGCCGCCCTCGACTATGCCCGCCAGATCGCCGAATTGCGCGCCCGCCGGGCCGAGCTGAAGCAGGGCACCTCCGAGCGCCTGCGGGCGCAACGCACCGGCGACACCGAGAAGGCTGCCCAGCTCACCGCCACCCGCAACGAGTTGAGCGCCATCGAGGCGCAGATCACCGCGATCGGCGCCCAGTCGCGCATCGACGTGGTGGCGCCCACCGACGGCCAGGTCGCCGGCCTCTACGTCCAGCCCGGCGATTCGGTCACCGCCGACCAGGTCGTGGCGATCCTCGGCGACACGAGGGCCGATCCCCTGATCGTCCTCGAGGTGCCGGCCCGCGCCATCGGGCTCGCCAAGGTCGGGCAGGAGGTGGTGCTGAAATACGACGCCTTCCCGTTCAAGACCTTCGGCATCGCCAAGGGGGCGATCGCGGTGATCTCCGGCACCCCCTTGCGCAACCCGATGCTGGCCTCGGCCGAGGAGGGCGGGGGCGAGGCCGCCGCCGCGGCCTCGCGCCAATCCGTCTACCGGGTCGAGGTGCGGCCCGAATCGCGCACCATGCGCGCCTACGGGATCGACGAGCCGATCCGCATCGGCTCGACGCTTTCGGCCGACATCGTGGTCGAGCGGCGCCGTCTGATCGACTGGATGCTCGATCCGATCCGGGCGATGCGCGGCAGGGGGTGA